A section of the bacterium genome encodes:
- a CDS encoding sensor histidine kinase: MQVDARESRRPPRKGALGLLGRFRRLTLFQKTMLLNFAVVLLGAVAGTYLTRALAARHSGLVLALTFFSCGAFVTFLVNYLAFWDHFRPLMELARALDAIRDGQRAREAIAGVRASGMMDVIASAATLLDQAEDASLQFSARLLGSIEAERQRIGRELHDNTSQILAAAMLNLGLVERQLAGGERARVSVEPARALIKQALDQLRSAVYDLRPAMLDDLGLAAALRWYARARAEQPGLEILSQLDEDSPRLPPQIETALYRVGQEALANAVQHAGASRIELGLEIKPGFATLTVFDNGRGFDLAEARARGLGLTTMRERIAQLGGRFNIVTEPGAGTRVFALVTLPDGWAAKEASRA, from the coding sequence ATGCAGGTTGACGCCCGAGAGAGCCGGCGGCCTCCGCGGAAAGGTGCCTTAGGGCTCCTCGGCCGCTTCCGCCGCCTAACGCTCTTCCAGAAGACGATGCTGCTCAACTTCGCGGTGGTCCTGCTGGGGGCCGTGGCCGGCACCTACCTCACGCGCGCCCTGGCCGCCCGCCACTCGGGGCTCGTCCTCGCCCTGACCTTCTTCAGCTGCGGCGCCTTCGTCACGTTTCTCGTCAACTACCTCGCCTTCTGGGATCACTTCCGGCCGCTGATGGAGCTGGCCCGGGCGCTGGACGCGATCCGCGACGGCCAGCGGGCCCGCGAGGCGATCGCCGGCGTGCGCGCATCGGGGATGATGGACGTGATCGCCTCGGCCGCCACCCTGCTCGACCAGGCCGAGGACGCCTCCTTGCAGTTCTCGGCCCGCCTGCTCGGCTCCATCGAGGCGGAGCGCCAGCGCATCGGGCGCGAGCTGCACGACAACACCAGCCAGATCCTCGCCGCCGCGATGCTCAATCTCGGCCTCGTCGAGCGGCAACTCGCCGGCGGCGAGCGGGCGCGGGTCAGCGTGGAGCCGGCGCGGGCCCTGATCAAGCAGGCTCTCGACCAGTTGCGATCGGCTGTCTATGACTTGCGCCCGGCCATGCTCGACGACCTCGGCCTGGCGGCCGCGCTGCGCTGGTACGCCCGGGCGCGCGCCGAACAGCCCGGCCTGGAGATCCTCAGCCAGTTGGACGAGGACTCCCCGCGCCTGCCGCCCCAGATCGAGACCGCGCTCTACCGCGTCGGCCAGGAGGCGCTGGCGAACGCGGTCCAGCACGCCGGGGCCAGCCGCATCGAGCTGGGGCTGGAGATCAAGCCGGGCTTCGCGACCCTGACGGTCTTCGACAACGGGCGCGGCTTCGACCTCGCCGAGGCGCGGGCGCGCGGGCTGGGCCTGACGACGATGCGCGAGCGCATCGCCCAG